In a genomic window of Bradyrhizobium ontarionense:
- a CDS encoding helix-turn-helix transcriptional regulator: MAHADDIIDLIGDIYDAALDPSLWPDVVGRAGRFVGGQVASIFSKSPIAAGGDVLCQSGIDPHFCRLYFEKYVKLDPATTGQYFAEVGQPIAVSDLMPQDELRETRFYQEWAAPQGMVDFISTVIDKSATSAALFGVFRYESDGLADDAARMRMQLIAPHIRRAVLIGRLIDLRSAEAAAFAEALERMACGIGLVDRLGRLVHANAAGRQLLEAGEPLFTRDGRLAARDGRTDQVLQDLIARSGAGDAAVDNGGTAILMTAQDGSHHVARVLPLTSRGRRATRQMSDPSAAIFMRRTVLDPAQSPELIAKAYRLTPTELRVLLGIVEVGGVPEVAGLLGVAETTIKTHLRRVFTKTGAARQADLVRIVAGFASPVAG; this comes from the coding sequence ATGGCGCATGCCGATGACATCATCGATCTGATCGGAGACATCTACGACGCCGCGCTCGATCCGTCGCTGTGGCCGGATGTCGTCGGCCGCGCCGGACGTTTCGTCGGCGGTCAGGTGGCGTCGATCTTTTCCAAGAGCCCGATCGCAGCCGGTGGCGACGTCCTTTGCCAGTCCGGCATCGATCCGCATTTTTGCCGGCTCTATTTCGAGAAATACGTGAAGCTCGATCCGGCGACGACCGGGCAGTATTTCGCCGAGGTCGGACAGCCGATCGCGGTCTCCGACCTGATGCCGCAGGATGAGCTGCGCGAGACCCGCTTCTACCAGGAATGGGCCGCACCGCAGGGCATGGTCGATTTCATTTCGACCGTGATCGACAAGTCCGCGACCTCGGCCGCACTGTTCGGTGTGTTCCGCTACGAGTCCGACGGCCTCGCCGACGACGCGGCGCGCATGCGCATGCAACTGATCGCGCCGCACATCCGCCGAGCCGTGCTGATCGGCCGTCTGATTGATCTGAGGTCGGCGGAGGCGGCGGCCTTCGCCGAGGCGTTGGAGCGGATGGCATGCGGCATCGGTCTCGTCGACCGGCTTGGGCGGCTGGTCCACGCCAATGCGGCCGGCCGGCAGTTGCTCGAGGCGGGCGAGCCGCTGTTCACGCGTGACGGTCGCCTGGCGGCGCGCGATGGCCGAACGGATCAGGTGCTGCAGGACCTGATCGCTCGAAGCGGAGCCGGCGATGCGGCGGTGGACAACGGCGGGACCGCCATCTTGATGACGGCGCAGGACGGATCGCATCACGTCGCTCGCGTCCTGCCGCTGACATCGCGCGGACGCCGCGCGACGCGGCAGATGTCCGATCCGAGCGCTGCGATCTTCATGCGCCGCACCGTGCTCGACCCTGCGCAATCGCCCGAACTGATCGCCAAGGCCTATCGCCTGACACCCACGGAGTTGCGCGTGCTGCTCGGCATCGTCGAGGTCGGCGGCGTTCCCGAGGTCGCGGGTCTGCTTGGCGTTGCCGAGACCACGATCAAGACTCACTTGCGCCGCGTCTTCACCAAGACGGGGGCCGCACGGCAGGCCGATCTCGTCAGGATCGTCGCAGGCTTCGCCTCGCCGGTCGCCGGCTGA
- a CDS encoding TCR/Tet family MFS transporter, whose amino-acid sequence MSDTELTNSDGVSPPQAPRRGAVAFIFVTILLDMLALGLIMPILPKLIESFVGNDTAQAARIFGLFGTAWALMQFVFSPVLGSLSDRFGRRPVILLSNFGLAADYVLMALAPSLAWLFVGRLISGVTSASISTAFAYISDLTPPDRRAAIFGRIGAAFGAGFVLGPATGGLLGDIDPRLPFWAAAGLSFANALYGLLVLPESLPSERRSPFRWRAASPLGALQLLRSDRILGGLSVVNFITQLAHVVLPSTFVLYATYRYGWDTRTVGLTLAMVGICAMVVQGGAVGLIVRVLGERGALMLGLCAGTMGFLILGLAPTGPSSWLGIPALALWGVSGAAIQALMTRLVPPDRQGQLQGATSSVQSVAQLAGPFLFTLTFAYFIGAAAPVHLPGAPFLLASALLIVALGVAIRTLRAGVLKPSS is encoded by the coding sequence ATGTCCGATACCGAGCTGACGAATTCCGACGGCGTTTCGCCGCCGCAGGCGCCCCGCCGCGGCGCCGTCGCGTTCATCTTCGTCACCATCCTGCTCGACATGCTCGCGCTCGGGCTGATCATGCCGATCCTGCCCAAGCTGATCGAAAGCTTCGTCGGTAACGACACCGCGCAGGCGGCGCGCATCTTCGGCCTGTTCGGCACGGCCTGGGCGCTGATGCAGTTCGTGTTCTCGCCCGTGCTCGGCAGCCTGTCGGACCGTTTCGGCCGGCGGCCGGTCATCCTGCTGTCGAACTTCGGCCTGGCCGCGGACTACGTGCTGATGGCGCTGGCGCCGTCGCTCGCGTGGTTGTTCGTCGGGCGGCTGATCTCCGGCGTCACCTCGGCCAGCATCTCGACCGCGTTCGCCTACATCTCCGACCTGACGCCACCGGACCGGCGCGCGGCGATCTTCGGGCGTATCGGCGCAGCGTTCGGCGCGGGCTTCGTGCTGGGCCCCGCCACCGGCGGCCTGCTCGGCGACATCGACCCGCGGCTGCCGTTCTGGGCGGCGGCCGGGCTCAGCTTCGCCAATGCGCTGTACGGACTGCTGGTGCTGCCGGAGTCGCTGCCGTCAGAGCGGCGCAGTCCGTTCCGATGGCGAGCCGCAAGCCCGCTCGGTGCGCTGCAATTGCTGCGCTCGGATCGGATCCTCGGCGGACTGTCGGTCGTCAACTTCATCACCCAGCTTGCCCATGTCGTGCTGCCCTCGACCTTCGTGCTCTACGCGACCTATCGCTACGGCTGGGACACGCGAACGGTCGGCCTCACGCTGGCGATGGTCGGAATCTGCGCCATGGTGGTGCAGGGCGGGGCGGTGGGACTGATCGTCCGCGTGCTCGGCGAGCGCGGCGCGCTGATGCTCGGTCTGTGCGCGGGGACGATGGGCTTCCTGATCTTGGGCCTGGCGCCGACCGGGCCCTCGAGCTGGCTCGGCATCCCTGCGCTGGCGCTGTGGGGTGTCTCCGGCGCGGCGATCCAGGCGCTGATGACGCGGCTGGTGCCGCCGGACAGACAGGGGCAATTGCAGGGCGCGACGTCGAGCGTGCAGAGCGTGGCCCAGCTCGCAGGTCCCTTCCTGTTCACGCTGACCTTTGCCTATTTCATCGGAGCCGCCGCGCCGGTGCATCTGCCCGGCGCGCCATTCCTGCTGGCGTCGGCGTTGTTGATCGTCGCGCTCGGGGTCGCAATCCGCACGCTTCGCGCCGGCGTCTTGAAACCCTCATCCTGA
- a CDS encoding ABC transporter substrate-binding protein, translating into MTTSHARRIAALLAATALSFAGSAFADDKVVKIGVLNDMSSLYADIGGPNSVAAINMAVEDSGMKAKGWTIEVISGDHQNKPDVGVSIGRQWLDNQKVDVIMDTPNSGVALAVSNLVKEKNAILLNSGAATADLTGKACNANTISFTYDTYMLANGTGKALTKAGGDTWFFLTADYAFGHALERDTSAVVTNSGGKVLGSVKHPINTADFSSFLLQAQSSKAKVIGLANAGGDTTNSIKQASEFGIVQGGQKLAALLLFVNDVHALGLKVAQGLTFTESFYWDLNEQTRAWSNRFMKLSPKGTMPSMTVAGNYAGTLHYLKALEALGGNPHDGAKVVAKMKEIPTDDPLFGKGPLRADGRRLIPAYLFEVKKPEESKYPWDYYKLIATIAPEDAAKPLEASDCPLVKK; encoded by the coding sequence ATGACGACGTCTCATGCGCGGCGTATTGCCGCGTTGCTCGCTGCCACCGCTCTCAGCTTTGCCGGCTCCGCCTTCGCCGACGACAAGGTCGTCAAGATCGGCGTGCTCAACGACATGTCCAGCCTGTACGCCGACATCGGCGGCCCCAACTCGGTCGCGGCCATCAACATGGCGGTCGAAGACTCGGGAATGAAGGCCAAGGGCTGGACCATCGAGGTGATCAGCGGCGACCACCAGAACAAACCCGACGTCGGCGTCAGCATCGGCCGGCAGTGGCTCGACAACCAGAAGGTCGACGTGATCATGGACACGCCGAACTCCGGCGTGGCGCTGGCGGTGTCCAATCTCGTCAAGGAGAAGAACGCGATCCTGCTGAACTCCGGCGCCGCGACCGCCGACCTCACCGGCAAGGCCTGCAACGCCAACACCATCTCCTTCACCTACGACACCTACATGCTCGCCAACGGCACCGGCAAGGCGCTGACCAAGGCCGGCGGCGACACCTGGTTCTTCCTGACCGCCGACTACGCGTTCGGCCATGCGCTGGAGCGCGACACCTCCGCGGTCGTGACCAACAGCGGCGGCAAGGTGCTCGGCTCGGTCAAGCATCCGATCAACACCGCCGACTTCTCCTCCTTCCTGCTGCAGGCGCAGTCGTCGAAGGCGAAGGTCATCGGCCTCGCCAATGCCGGCGGCGACACCACCAACTCGATCAAGCAGGCCTCGGAGTTCGGCATCGTCCAAGGCGGCCAGAAGCTCGCCGCGCTGCTCTTGTTCGTCAACGACGTGCACGCGCTCGGCCTCAAGGTCGCGCAGGGCCTGACCTTCACGGAGTCGTTCTACTGGGACCTCAACGAGCAGACCCGCGCCTGGTCCAACCGCTTCATGAAGCTGTCGCCCAAGGGCACGATGCCGTCGATGACGGTGGCCGGCAACTACGCCGGCACGCTGCATTACCTGAAGGCGCTGGAAGCGCTCGGCGGCAATCCGCATGACGGCGCCAAGGTCGTGGCCAAGATGAAGGAGATCCCGACCGACGATCCGCTGTTCGGCAAGGGCCCGCTGCGCGCCGACGGCCGCCGCCTGATCCCGGCCTATCTGTTCGAGGTCAAGAAGCCCGAAGAGTCCAAATATCCGTGGGACTACTACAAGCTGATCGCGACCATCGCGCCGGAGGATGCCGCCAAGCCGCTGGAAGCCAGCGACTGTCCGCTGGTGAAGAAGTAA
- a CDS encoding TetR/AcrR family transcriptional regulator, with translation MRKVDPVRHGQKRGEILHAALRCFVRDGFHGASTTDICVEAGISPGHLYHYFPSKETIVEALVQDSLARAASRFEAILASPDVIEALLTEIENTSIHRPEAQVLSAEALAEACRNPAFARIVHEHARAMRTLLVGFLTEAQRRGNVDPGLDPEATANVLLAIVDGARALPIRNPTVDIKQSTEHLRIMLTRFLRPTAVQTPPAAEKKRRTCGPLGLLKKRNEPRR, from the coding sequence ATGAGGAAGGTCGACCCGGTCAGGCACGGGCAGAAGCGCGGAGAGATCCTTCACGCCGCGTTGCGCTGCTTCGTCAGGGACGGCTTCCACGGCGCCAGCACGACCGATATCTGCGTCGAGGCGGGGATCAGCCCGGGACATCTCTACCATTACTTTCCCAGCAAGGAGACCATCGTCGAGGCCCTGGTACAGGACAGCCTGGCCCGTGCCGCCTCACGCTTCGAAGCGATCCTGGCGTCGCCCGACGTGATCGAGGCGTTGCTGACGGAGATCGAGAACACCAGCATCCATCGGCCCGAGGCTCAGGTCCTCAGCGCCGAGGCCCTGGCGGAAGCCTGCCGCAATCCGGCTTTCGCCCGCATCGTCCACGAGCATGCGCGCGCGATGCGGACGTTGCTGGTGGGCTTCCTCACCGAGGCGCAGCGCCGGGGAAACGTCGATCCCGGCCTCGATCCCGAAGCGACCGCAAACGTGCTGTTGGCCATCGTCGACGGCGCACGCGCGCTGCCGATCCGCAATCCGACCGTCGACATCAAGCAGAGCACCGAACATCTGCGGATCATGCTGACGCGCTTCCTGCGGCCGACCGCGGTACAGACGCCTCCAGCGGCCGAGAAGAAGCGCAGGACTTGCGGCCCCCTCGGTCTGCTCAAGAAGAGAAATGAACCGCGTCGGTGA
- a CDS encoding DUF3313 domain-containing protein, with the protein MSAPGMTRMASMKRTALVSLVLANAGCASAPLERAGSLKSYDRLADANGLVTRAQIKVNKKELLEAKTIRIEPTAFPPRPDVALDEGERKLVANAISREMCLRLSERFQIVSSAEEADLTVKATVTHATPTNATASAASQAASIAKSVALPGVPVPVPRLPVGLGTLSVEAEARDFAGFQKAAMVWARGANSVSTARMANDGDAYDLAAEFGADFARLVSTGESPFGGLPSLPSVASVPAKLGGAPKYAACEQYGRFPGLKGFVGAGLGLPPGWTDKGADEAKPTPPQSSPEVASVEQQHSR; encoded by the coding sequence ATGAGCGCCCCTGGCATGACGCGTATGGCCTCGATGAAGCGGACTGCCCTCGTGTCCCTTGTCCTGGCCAATGCGGGGTGCGCGAGCGCGCCGCTGGAGCGGGCCGGCTCACTGAAAAGCTACGACCGTCTCGCCGATGCCAACGGCCTGGTGACGCGCGCGCAGATCAAGGTGAACAAGAAGGAGCTGCTCGAGGCCAAGACGATCCGGATCGAGCCCACCGCCTTTCCACCGCGCCCGGACGTCGCGCTCGATGAGGGCGAGCGGAAGCTCGTGGCCAACGCCATCAGCCGCGAGATGTGTCTGAGGTTGAGTGAACGTTTCCAGATCGTCTCATCGGCCGAGGAAGCGGACCTGACAGTCAAGGCCACCGTCACCCATGCAACGCCGACCAATGCGACGGCATCGGCAGCCTCGCAGGCTGCCTCGATTGCCAAGAGCGTCGCGCTGCCGGGCGTTCCCGTGCCGGTGCCGCGGCTCCCGGTCGGGCTGGGCACCTTGTCCGTCGAGGCCGAGGCGCGCGATTTCGCTGGCTTCCAGAAGGCGGCGATGGTGTGGGCGCGCGGCGCCAACTCGGTGTCGACGGCCCGCATGGCCAATGACGGCGACGCCTATGACCTCGCCGCCGAGTTCGGCGCCGATTTCGCCAGGCTGGTGTCGACCGGCGAGTCGCCGTTTGGTGGGCTGCCGTCGCTGCCGTCCGTCGCCAGCGTTCCCGCCAAGCTTGGCGGCGCCCCCAAATATGCCGCATGCGAGCAGTATGGACGCTTTCCCGGCTTGAAGGGCTTCGTCGGCGCAGGCCTCGGGCTGCCGCCGGGCTGGACCGACAAGGGCGCTGACGAGGCGAAACCCACCCCGCCGCAGTCGTCGCCGGAGGTCGCAAGCGTGGAGCAGCAACACTCGCGATGA
- a CDS encoding patatin-like phospholipase family protein, translated as MTPAASFRAIVSRFAVVLAASLQLAACAAVMPRNAPPEMAAVSAEPVGFRNVRYWGDEPEPRFAEASVQRASAEIPVSRPLNFLAISGGAENGAFGAGLLVGWGEAGNRPAFDMVTGVSSGALIAPFVFLGRQHDDRLQEVFTAYERKDIFTVNIPGLLQGSALADNTPLSRLIEKYVDAAFLRDVARESSKGRVLLIGTTNLDAQRPVLWDMGRIAAVDTPEAIDLFRKVLLASATVPGAFAPVRIKVRIGDKDYDELHVDGGVTRQVFIGPSVLRLVSGRGPRRSVSGAHLYVIRNARIDPQWDSVGADVLSVTQRSLSTLIKNQGIGDIYRIYSVARFNGIDFNLASVPSDFQAKSDGPFDRNYMTALFDRGQAMGRRGYPWVKNLPGLQSNEHGITAQLPTRTMAAASR; from the coding sequence ATGACGCCTGCCGCCTCCTTCCGCGCCATCGTATCGCGCTTCGCCGTGGTGCTCGCCGCGTCGCTGCAGCTGGCGGCGTGCGCCGCGGTCATGCCGCGCAATGCGCCGCCCGAGATGGCGGCTGTCAGCGCCGAGCCGGTCGGCTTCCGCAACGTTCGCTACTGGGGCGATGAGCCGGAGCCGCGCTTTGCCGAGGCCTCGGTGCAGCGTGCATCGGCCGAGATCCCCGTGTCGCGTCCGCTCAATTTCCTGGCGATCTCCGGCGGCGCCGAGAACGGCGCGTTCGGCGCCGGGCTGCTGGTCGGCTGGGGCGAGGCCGGCAACCGGCCCGCGTTCGACATGGTGACGGGCGTGAGCTCGGGCGCGCTGATCGCGCCCTTCGTCTTCCTGGGGCGCCAGCATGATGACCGGCTGCAGGAGGTGTTCACCGCCTATGAGCGCAAGGACATCTTCACCGTCAACATTCCCGGCCTGCTGCAGGGCTCGGCGCTCGCCGACAACACGCCGCTGTCGCGGTTGATCGAGAAATATGTCGACGCTGCGTTTCTCCGCGACGTCGCGCGCGAGAGCAGCAAGGGCAGGGTGCTCTTGATCGGCACCACCAATCTCGATGCGCAGCGGCCGGTGCTGTGGGACATGGGCCGCATCGCGGCAGTCGATACGCCGGAGGCGATCGATCTGTTCCGCAAGGTGCTGCTGGCCTCGGCGACTGTGCCCGGCGCTTTCGCGCCGGTTCGCATCAAGGTACGGATCGGCGACAAGGACTATGACGAGCTGCATGTCGATGGCGGCGTGACCCGGCAGGTGTTCATCGGTCCGTCGGTGCTGCGCCTGGTGTCCGGCCGCGGCCCGCGGCGAAGCGTGAGCGGCGCGCATCTCTACGTGATCCGCAACGCCCGCATCGATCCGCAATGGGACAGCGTCGGCGCCGACGTGCTCTCGGTGACGCAGCGCTCGCTGTCCACCCTGATCAAGAATCAGGGCATCGGCGACATCTATCGCATCTACTCTGTGGCAAGGTTCAACGGCATCGATTTCAACCTCGCCAGCGTGCCCTCCGACTTCCAGGCCAAGTCCGACGGGCCGTTCGACCGCAACTACATGACCGCGCTGTTCGATCGCGGCCAGGCGATGGGCCGGCGTGGCTATCCCTGGGTGAAGAACCTGCCGGGCCTGCAGTCCAACGAGCACGGCATCACGGCGCAGCTGCCTACGCGCACCATGGCGGCGGCGTCGCGATGA